From the Motacilla alba alba isolate MOTALB_02 chromosome Z, Motacilla_alba_V1.0_pri, whole genome shotgun sequence genome, one window contains:
- the GAS1 gene encoding growth arrest-specific protein 1 has translation MVARSPARHGGGGRRWPRAAAWLWLAAALGAVWPPRGSLVQGRRLICWQAVLQCQGEPECSYAYNQYAEACAPVLLQQQPPPAGGGDGPAGAAGAAASSRRRCPSHCIAALIQLNHTRRGPALEDCDCAQDENCRATKRAIEPCLPRTSSPAGGGPGGGGPGGPGVMGCTEARRRCDWDSRCSLALNRYMTYCGKLFNGLRCTPECRAVIEDMLAVPKAVLLNDCVCDGLERPICESVKENMARLCFGADMGGNGAGSSGGSDGGLEEYYDEDYEEEPSQKGRDDAEDNTGAEPGFPVQADSSGRPAGAAGALLASILVPLLPRL, from the coding sequence ATGGTGGCCCGCTCGCCCGCTCGGCACGGAGGCGGCGGCCGGCGCTGGCCGCGGGCGGCCGCCTGGCTGTGGTTGGCGGCGGCGCTGGGCGCCGTGTGGCCGCCTCGGGGCTCGCTGGTGCAGGGCCGGCGGCTGATCTGCTGGCAGGCGGTGCTGCAGTGTCAGGGGGAGCCCGAGTGCAGCTACGCGTACAACCAGTACGCCGAGGCGTGCGCCCCGGTGCTCCTacagcagcagccgccgccgGCGGGCGGAGGGGACGGCCCGGCGGGCGCAGCTGGCGCGGCCGCCTCATCCAGGCGGCGGTGCCCCAGCCACTGCATCGCGGCGCTCATCCAGCTCAACCACACCCGGCGTGGCCCGGCGCTGGAGGACTGCGACTGCGCGCAGGACGAGAACTGCCGCGCCACCAAGCGCGCCATCGAGCCCTGCTTGCCCCGCACCAGCAGCCCCgcgggcggcggccccggcggcggcggccccggcggccccggcgTCATGGGCTGCACGGAGGCGCGGCGGCGCTGCGACTGGGACAGCCGCTGCAGCCTGGCGCTGAACCGCTACATGACCTACTGCGGGAAGCTGTTCAACGGGCTGCGCTGCACGCCCGAGTGCCGCGCCGTCATCGAGGACATGCTGGCCGTGCCCAAGGCCGTGCTGCTCAACGACTGCGTCTGCGACGGGCTGGAGCGGCCCATCTGCGAGTCGGTCAAGGAGAACATGGCCCGCCTCTGCTTCGGCGCCGACATGGGCGGCAACGGCGCGGGCAGCAGCGGCGGCTCGGACGGCGGCCTGGAGGAGTACTACGACGAGGACTACGAGGAGGAGCCGAGCCAGAAGGGGAGGGACGACGCGGAGGACAATACGGGCGCCGAGCCCGGCTTCCCCGTGCAGGCAGATAGCTCTGGCCGGCCCGCCGGGGCGGCTGGGGCGCTGCTCGCCTCCATCTTGGTGCCGCTGCTGCCGCGGCTCTAA